One Budorcas taxicolor isolate Tak-1 chromosome 13, Takin1.1, whole genome shotgun sequence DNA window includes the following coding sequences:
- the BMI1 gene encoding polycomb complex protein BMI-1 yields MELSEFVQKGFQMLADPGSFDSNTFTLLLRAAFQSLLDAQADEAVLDHPDLKHIDPVVLKHCHAAAATYILEAGKQRADKSTLSTYLEDCKFDSERIELFWMEYQNNRNSLEILLGRTLTPDPTQRLVLVATWNNYRIFYQAEMHRTTRIKITELNPHLMCVLCGGYFIDATTIIECLHSFCKTCIVRYLETSKYCPICDVQVHKTRPLLNIRSDKTLQDIVYKLVPGLFKNEMKRRRDFYAAHPSADAANGSNEDRGEVADEDKRIITDDEIISLSIEFFDQNRLDRKINKDKEKSKEEVNDKRYLRCPAAMTVMHLRKFLRSKMDIPNTFQIDVMYEEEPLKDYYTLMDIAYIYTWRRNGPLPLKYRVRPTCKRMKISHQRDGLTNTGELESDSGSDKANSPAGGIPSTSSCLPSPSTPVQSPHPQFPHISSTMNGTSSSPSGNHQSSFANRPRKSSVNGSSATSSG; encoded by the exons ATGGAGCTCTCGGAGTTTGTGCAGAAAGGCTTCCAGATGCTGGCCGATCCCGGCTCCTTCGACTCCAACACCTTCACGCTTCTCCTCCGGGCGGCTTTCCAGAGTCTGCTGGACGCCCAGGCGGACGAGGCCGTGTTAG ATCACCCAGACTTGAAACATATTGACCCAGTGGTTTTAAAACATTGTCATGCAGCAGCTGCAACTTACATACTGGAGGCTGGAAAGCAAAGAGCTGACAAATCAACTCTAAG cacttatCTAGAAGACTGTAAATTTGACAGCGAGAGAATAGAATTGTTTTGGATGGAATATCAG AATAATAGGAATTCCCTAGAAATCCTACTGGGAAG AACACTGACTCCCGATCCCACCCAGAGATTAGTTTTAGTTGCAACATGGAACAATTACAG GATCTTTTATCAAGCAGAAATGCATCGAACAACCAGAATCAAGATCACTGAGCTAAATCCCCACCTAATGTGTGTGCTTTGTGGAGGGTACTTCATTGATGCCACAACCATAATAGAATGTCTACATTCCT TCTGTAAAACATGTATTGTGCGTTACCTGGAGACCAGCAAGTATTGTCCTATCTGTGATGTCCAAGTTCACAAAACCAGACCACTACTGAATATAAg GTCAGATAAAACTCTTCAAGATATTGTATACAAATTAGTTCCAGGGCTTTTCAAAA atgaaatgaagagaagaaggGATTTTTATGCCGCTCATCCTTCAGCTGATG CTGCCAATGGCTCTAATGAAGATAGAGGAGAAGTTGCTGACGAAGATAAGAGAATTATAACTGATGATGAGATAATAAGTTTATCCATTGAATTCTTTGACCAGAACAG attgGATCGGAAAATAAACAAGGACAAAGAGAAATCTAAAGAGGAG GTGAATGATAAAAGATATTTACGATGCCCAGCAGCAATGACTGTAATGCACCTAAGAAAGTTTCTCAGAAGTAAAATGGATATACCTAATACTTTCCAG ATTGATGTCATGTATGAAGAGGAACCTTTAAAAGATTACTATACACTAATGGATATTGCCTACATTTATACCTGGAGAAGG AATGGCCCACTTCCTTTGAAATACAGAGTTCGacctacttgtaaaagaatgaagatcAGTCATCAGAGAGATGGACTGACAAACACTGGAGAACTGGAAAGTGACTCTGGGAGTGACAAGGCCAACAGCCCAGCAGGAGGTATCCCCTCCACCTCTTCCTGTTTGCCCAGTCCCAGCACTCCAGTCCAGTCTCctcatcctcagtttcctcacatttCCAGTACTATGAATGGAACCAGCAGCAGCCCCAGCGGTAACCACCAATCTTCGTTTGCCAATAGACCTCGAAAATCATCAGTAAATGGGTCGTCAGCAACTTCATCTGGTTGA